Proteins encoded in a region of the Saccharomyces eubayanus strain FM1318 chromosome V, whole genome shotgun sequence genome:
- the URA3 gene encoding orotidine-5'-phosphate decarboxylase — protein MSNATYKERAAAHPSPVAAKLLNIMHEKQTNLCASLDVHTTKELLELVEALGPKICLLKTHVDILTDFSMEGTVKPLKQLSAKHNFLLFEDRKFADIGNTVKLQYSSGVYRIAEWADITNAHGVVGPGIVSGLKEAAEEATKEPRALLMLAELSCKGSLATGEYTKGTVNIAKSDKDFVIGFIAQKDMGGRDEGYDWLIMTPGVGLDDKGDALGQQYRTVDDVVSTGSDIIIVGRGLFAKGRDVNVEGERYRKAGWEAYLKRCGSQN, from the coding sequence atgtcTAACGCTACTTATAAAGAACGTGCTGCTGCTCATCCTAGCCCAGTTGCTGCCAAATTATTAAACATTATGCAcgaaaagcaaacaaacTTGTGTGCTTCTTTGGATGTTCACACCACAAAGGAGCTGCTCGAATTAGTAGAAGCTTTAGGTCCTAAGATATGTCTACTGAAGACACATGTCGACATCTTGACTGACTTTTCCATGGAGGGCACTGTCAAACCGCTAAAACAGCTATCCGCTAAGCATAATTTTCTGCTATTTGAAGACAGAAAGTTCGCAGATATCGGTAACACAGTGAAGCTGCAGTACTCATCAGGTGTATATAGGATAGCTGAGTGGGCAGACATCACCAATGCGCACGGTGTGGTGGGTCCTGGCATTGTCAGCGGGTTGAAAGAAGCCGCAGAGGAGGCCACCAAAGAGCCTAGAGCTCTTCTGATGCTAGCAGAATTATCATGCAAGGGATCTCTAGCTACTGGGGAGTACACCAAGGGCACTGTGAACATTGCCAAGAGTGACAAAGACTTTGTTATTGGGTTTATCGCTCAAAAAGACATGGGCGGTAGAGACGAAGGGTACGACTGGTTGATTATGACGCCCGGTGTAGGGCTAGACGACAAGGGAGACGCATTGGGCCAACAGTATAGAACTGTGGATGACGTAGTCTCTACTGGATCCGACATCATTATCGTGGGAAGAGGGCTATTTGCCAAGGGCAGAGATGTCAACGTGGAAGGTGAGCGTTACAGAAAGGCAGGCTGGGAAGCTTACTTGAAGAGATGCGGCAgccaaaattga
- the GCN4 gene encoding amino acid starvation-responsive transcription factor GCN4, whose amino-acid sequence MSEYQPSLFALNPMGFSPLDGSKPTNENTSTSTSSSIAKPVVGQLIFDKFIKAEEDPMIKQDAPSNLDFDFTLPQTATASNTETALPISELDAAVVESFFSSSTDSTPMFEYENLEDNSKEWTSLFDNDIPVTSDDVLSADKAIESTEEASLVPSNLEVSTTSFLPTPILEDAKLSQTKRAKKPNSIVKKSHHHHHHHHDEDEDDEESRLDHLGVVAYNRKQRSIPLSPIVPESSDPAALKRARNTEAARRSRARKLQRMKQLEDKVEQLLSKNYQLENEVERLKKLVGEN is encoded by the coding sequence CTTTGAATCCAATGGGGTTTTCACCATTGGATGGTTCCAAACCAACCAACGAAAACACTTCTACCTCCACCTCATCTTCTATCGCTAAACCAGTCGTTGGTCAATTAATCTTCGATAAATTTATCAAGGCTGAAGAAGACCCAATGATCAAGCAAGATGCTCCTTCAAAccttgattttgattttactCTACCTCAAACAGCAACTGCTTCCAACACTGAGACTGCTTTACCAATTTCAGAACTAGACGCCGCTGTGGTAgaatctttcttctcttcaaGTACTGATTCGACTCCAATGTTTGAATACGAAAACCTAGAAGACAATTCTAAAGAATGGACTTCTCTGTTTGACAACGACATTCCAGTCACCTCCGATGACGTTTTATCGGCTGACAAGGCAATTGAATCTACTGAAGAAGCCTCTTTGGTACCATCTAACCTAGAAGTATCAACAACTTCATTCTTGCCAACCCCTATACTAGAAGATGCTAAATTGAGCCAAACCAAACGTGCAAAGAAACCAAATTCTATCGTTAAGAAATCtcatcaccaccaccatcatcaccacgatgaagatgaagatgatgaggaaTCGAGACTAGATCACTTAGGGGTTGTTGCTTACAACCGTAAACAACGCTCGATTCCACTGTCTCCAATTGTGCCTGAATCTAGCGATCCTGCTGCTCTAAAACGTGCTAGAAACACAGAGGCCGCAAGACGTTCCCGTGCAAGAAAGCTGCAAAGAATGAAGCAACTCGAAGACAAAGTTGAGCAACTACTGTCCAAAAATTACCAGTTGGAAAACGAGGTTGAaagattgaagaaattagTTGGTGAAAATTGA
- the TIM9 gene encoding protein transporter TIM9 produces the protein MDALNSKEQQEFQKVVEQKQMKDFMRLYSNLVERCFTDCVNDFTTSKLTNKEQTCIMKCSEKFLKHSERVGQRFQEQNAALGQGLGR, from the coding sequence ATGGACGCATTGAATTCtaaagaacaacaagagTTCCAGAAAGTGGTGGAACAAAAGCAAATGAAGGATTTCATGCGTTTATACTCCAACTTAGTAGAAAGGTGTTTCACGGACTGTGTCAACGACTTCACAACTTCCAAGCTTACCAACAAGGAACAAACGTGCATCATGAAGTGTTCAGAGAAGTTCCTAAAGCACAGCGAGCGTGTAGGACAACGTTTCCAAGAGCAGAACGCCGCTTTGGGTCAAGGCCTGGGGCGTTAG